One part of the Gossypium raimondii isolate GPD5lz chromosome 1, ASM2569854v1, whole genome shotgun sequence genome encodes these proteins:
- the LOC105786320 gene encoding uncharacterized protein LOC105786320 — MRIEANLILFFWAFSIFSCLCFSVSSVNFGYRFHSSAIKAEQVKLPRKSSGTNKLYKTKYFTQILDHFNFNPKSYQKFQHRYLINDTYWGGPKKNSPIFVYTGNEGDIEWFAQNTGFMFDIAPHFQALLVFIEHRFYGKSIPFGGDKDVAYSNASTLGYLTSTQALADYATLIIDLKKNLTAVDAPVVVFGGSYGGMLASWFRLKYPHVAIGALASSAPILNFENITSPYSFNNIITQDFRSESENCYKVIKGSWKKIEDTGKQSGGLELLRKSFRICKNFIDVDVLESWLETAFAYTAMTDYPTPSNFLNPMPAYPVKQMCKAIDDPKSGNDTFAKLYGAASVYYNYSGTATCFNLAYSPDPHGLDMWSWQACTEMIMPTSGSNKESIFPENQWNYSRRAAACKAFYGVHPRPNWITTEFGGHDIYRVLKRYGSNMIFFNGLRDPWSGGGVLKNISKTIVAIVAEQGAHHVDLRFATKDDPKWLRDVRQMEINIISDWISQYYHDLAHQS; from the exons ATGAGGATAGAAGcaaatttaatcttatttttctgggctttctctattttttcttgtttgtgttTTTCAGTATCTTCAGTCAATTTTGGTTATAGATTTCATTCTTCAGCCATTAAAGCAGAGCAAGTAAAGCTTCCTAGAAAAAGTAGCGGTACTAATAAGCtttacaaaacaaaatatttcacCCAAATCCTTGATCATTTCAACTTCAATCCCAAAAGTTaccaaaaatttcaacatagaTATCTAATCAATGACACTTATTGGGGTGGCCCAAAGAAAAATTCCCCAATCTTTGTTTATACTGGAAATGAAGGAGATATTGAATGGTTTGCTCAAAATACTGGATTCATGTTCGACATTGCACCACATTTTCAAGCTCTTCTTGTTTTCATTGAG CATCGATTTTATGGAAAATCGATTCCGTTCGGCGGTGATAAAGATGTTGCTTACAGTAATGCTAGTACACTTGGATATTTGACATCGACGCAGGCTTTGGCGGATTACGCCACTTTAATAATTGATCTGAAGAAGAACTTGACGGCGGTTGATGCCCCCGTGGTGGTTTTCGGCGGTTCATACGGTGGAA TGCTGGCAAGTTGGTTTAGATTGAAATATCCGCATGTCGCCATTGGAGCTCTGGCATCCTCTGCTCCAATCCTCAACTTTGAGAACATAACATCCCCATATAGCTTCAACAACATCATTACTCAAGATTTCAGG agtgAAAGCGAAAATTGTTACAAAGTGATAAAGGGATCGTGGAAAAAGATCGAAGACACTGGCAAACAATCTGGGGGACTTGAGCTACTCCGAAAATCATTTCGAATTTGCAA aaattttattgatgtagACGTTTTGGAGAGTTGGCTTGAAACAGCATTCGCTTACACTGCCATGACAGATTATCCAACtccctcaaactttttaaatCCAATGCCAGCTTATCCAGTTAAACAG ATGTGTAAAGCGATCGATGATCCGAAGTCAGGGAATGATACATTTGCGAAGTTGTACGGTGCAGCTAGTGTCTACTATAACTACTCTGGAACTGCCACGTGTTTCAATCTGGCTTATTCTCCTGATCCTCACGGCCTCGATATGTGGAGCTGGCAG GCATGTACTGAAATGATTATGCCAACAAGTGGAAGCAATAAGGAAAGCATATTTCCGGAGAATCAATGGAACTATTCTCGGAGAGCGGCTGCCTGCAAAGCCTTCTATGGTGTTCACCCCAGACCCAACTGGATTACTACGGAGTTCGGCGGTCAT GATATTTACAGGGTGTTGAAGAGGTATGGAAGCAATATGATCTTCTTTAATGGCTTAAGAGATCCCTGGAGCGGTGGAGG GGTTTTGAAGAACATATCCAAAACCATTGTAGCAATCGTTGCTGAACAAG GGGCTCACCATGTGGATCTAAGATTTGCAACTAAAGACGATCCGAAATGGCTTCGAGATGTACGgcaaatggaaatcaacatcaTCTCCGACTGGATTTCTCAATATTATCATGACCTTGCACATCAATCTTAA